A stretch of DNA from Methylobacterium sp. CB376:
GCGGCCCGCGGCTGCCGCGCCCGACCGTCCTCGCCGCCTCGGCCGGCCGGCCGGCTCCCGCGAGCGGCAGGCCGGCGGTCCCCGCCAGTCCGGCGAGCGGCAGGTCGGTGTCGTCGACGATCGCCCGCAGCGCGTTCTCGGCGAGGCGGAGCTTCGCCAGCTCGCTGCCGATGCGCTCGTACTCGGCTTCCAGCGCGGCCCGCCGCTGGCTCACGTCGGCGAGCGCCTGCGCCAGGGTGTCGCTCTCAGACATCCTCTTCCCCTCGGTCCCGGCGGGCTGGTTCCACAGATCGACGGGCGGGTCAACGCGGTCCGGCCCTGCGCCGGGGCGCACAGGGAGAGCGCCGGACGGGGACGCCGCGACGGCCCGCACCGGTGCCCGGATCACTTGCGAGGGGCGCAGGCGCGGCACCGGGCTCGCCGCCGCCCGATCCGGGCGAGGCGCGGCCGGCCCTCACTCCGTGCGTCGCGCCGCGGCCGCCTCGTCCTTGCGGTGATCGGCGGTGCGCGACCGCTTCTTGGCCGTGACGGGAGCCTGGATCGGGGCTGAGCGGGTCAGCTGCTCCAGACTGATCCCGGCCGGGCCCGCGACGGCCGCCCTCACCAGCGCGGTCGCCGTCATCATCGCGACCCAGATCGCCGCGATCCTGAGTCCCGTTCCGTGTCCGCGCCGCATTCCCTGCCTCGTGCGTCATCCCCGACGAGCATGGCAACGCCGCGCCTCGCGAACGGTTCAGCCAGAAAGCCGAGGCGCACGGGGCGGGCCTCGCGGCACCGGGCGCGCGGGCCGCGGTGCCGAACCCGGGCTCCTCGTCCCGGGGACGCGGTGCGGGTGGCGGCCAACTTGCCGCATTGCGGGATCGCCGTCAGGCTTCGTGCGTTGAGTGGGCGACCTCCAACAGCACGGGGCGGTGCGGTGCAGGCGCTTCATGATCATGACCTCTCCGACCAGGGGCTCGCGGGCGCTCGGGCGCCGATCGAGAGCCTGACGGCCAAGCAGCGCGCGGCCTGGGCGAGCGCCGGCGAAGCCCTCCTCGCCGGCTGCCTGAGTCACCTCAGCGCCGAGGAGCGGGAGGCGTTCTGGATCGCCGTCCGGCTCTGCTACAATCGCCCCTACAACGCGCCGGACGCGGCGCCGCGCGCGCCCGTCCTGGTGCCGCCGCCCGAGGCCGGTGCGCCCCGGGCCGTGCCGGGGATTCCCCTGCCGGCGGCCTGATTGCGGCGTCGCGGCCGGCGCGGCCCCTCCGATGCGGGGTCTCGCCTGGGCCCTGCGCGGCGTCCATGGAGGCTGCGTCCTCCCGGTCCTGGCGCCCGTCCTCTACCGTGGCCGCGCGCGGGGCGGTGCGGACCCTCCGCTCCCGACGGCGGACGGGGTCCGGTGCCCGCTCGCGACCGGAGCGGCCGCGTTCCCCGAGGCGCGAGGCAGGTCTCCTCCCCGCGGCTGCTGACGCCGGTCCGGCCCGGCTGCGCGCCGGCGCGCTTGGCCCGCGCGTTCGGCCTCGCGGCGGTTCGCCCGCGCCGATCCGGCCGAACCCGAAGCAGAGCAGCGCTTGGCCGTGGGACCAACCGGCACTTGGCTCGCGGAGCGAGGAACCAACCCGGTATCGGCAGTCTTGCTGGTGCGGACCGACTGTACGGACCAAGTGCGGAGTGGAGCCCCAGACCCGGGCGGTGCGAAGATGAAACGGCGTCAGTTTCTGGCGACTTTGGGCGCCGCCTCTGTGAGCCGCCCCATGCTGGCGCGATCCCAGCCGGTGCTGCCGCGAATCGGCTTCCTGGGCGCGGCCACGCCGAATGGCTACGCGCGGCAGGTCGAGTCCCTGAAGCTCGGATTGCGGGAATTGGGGTACGAGGACGGCAGGGACGTCCTTCTCGATTTTCGGTGGGCGCTCGGCGATTACGCGCGGCTCGCCGCGCTTGCGCGCGAATTGGTCGATAGCCGGCCCAACGTCATCGTCACGCACGGCTACCCCGCGACGGCCGCGCTCAAGCAGGCCTCGCGCGACGTGCCGATCGTGGTGGCGACGACCAGCGACATCGCGATGACCGGTTTGGTGGACAGCCTCGCGCATCCCGGCGGCACCATCACCGGCTTGAGCTTCTTCGCGCCTCAGATCTCCGCGAAACGCCTGGAGATCCTCAAGGAGTGCATCCCCGGGCTGACCAGCCTCGCGACCGTGTTCAACGTCGCCAACCCCGTCGCCCAGCCCGATCTGCGGGCGCTCGGATCCACCGCCCGCTCCCTCGGCGTGGAACTCAGGCCCGTCGCAATCCAGTCCCCGCAGGAATTCGAGGCGGCCTTCGCCACGATCGCGAGCAGCCGCGTCGGTGCGGTGTCGCTGATCCACGACGCCTTGCTCACGGACAACGTGCGGACGTTGGCGAACCTCTGCCTGAAGCACAGGTTGGCGTCGATCGGAGAGGGGCCGTACGTGAAAGCCGGTGGCTTGGTCGGGTACGGTCCTGACTTCTACGACATGTTCCGGCGCTCGGCCTCCTACGTCGCGAAGATCCTGCGCGGCTCTCATCCGCGAGACCTGCCGATCGAGCAACCGATCAAGTTCGATTACGTCTTCAATCTGAGGACGGCCGATTACCTCGGCCTTGAGGTGCCTCCCTCCGCGCTCGCCCGGGCGAGCGAACTGGTCGAGTGAGCGTCGGGCGGGACGCCGCCGGCAGGCTGGCGGAGCGGGCCGGCGGTGCCGGGCGAGGATGCGGCCCGAGGCTGGTGCGGACGGCGGGACTCGAACCCGCACGGCCTTGCGGCCGCAAGATTTTAAGAACTGGGCAGGTGCCTAACAGAGCCTAACAGTTTGCTGGATCATATGGACGCAAACGGCTCATCGGGCTTGGCTTTCTTGTCGGGGAGCGTCACCAAGGGAAACACGGTCGAACACGCCTTAACGGCCGTTCTGGCATCCCCCGTGGTTACCCGTGGAGCGCATCTCGTGGCAACGAAAGTGCTCACCGTGCAGAGCGTGGAACGCTACAAGCCGAACCCGGAGCGGCGGCTTGAGATCCCGGACGCGACCCTCCCCGGGCTCTACCTGATCGTGCAGCCGAGCGGGAAGAAGTCGTGGGCGATCCGGTACCGGATCAACCGGCAGCCCCGGAAGTTCACGATCGGCCCCTACCCTCTCTTCGACCTCTCTGCCGCCCGCGAGCGGGCACGCCAGGCGCTGCAGATGGCGGCGCGGGGACTGGACCCCTACCGCGAGAAGAAGGCCGCAGAAGCGGCCGCGATTGAGGCCAAGGATCAGGTCTCTCGCGTCGTCGCCACCTACGTCGAGCGGCACCTGAAGGTGAAGGGCAAGCCGGGCTACGCCGAGCAGGCCGAGGGGCTGCTGCGCAATCACGTGCTGCCGCATTGGGGCCATCGCCGGATCGGCGACATCGGCCGAGCTGACGTCATCGCGCTCGTGGACGGTCTCACCGATCGCGGCATGACGACGGGGGCGAACCGCGTGTTCGCCACCACCCGCGCGCTGTTCAACTTCGCGCTCGGCCGCGACCTGATAACCTCGACGCCCTTCCTCGGCCTCAAGCCGCCGCTCCCCAACCCGAGCCGCGACAGGGTGCTAAGCGACGCCGAGGTGCGGTGGGCATGGCTGTGTGCGGAGCGCATCGGCTTCCCGTTCGGGCCCATGGTGCAGCTCCTGCTGCTTACCGGCACGCGCCGGAACGAGACCGGCGAGATGGTGTGGTCCGAGCTGGACGGCACGGTCTGGACCATCCCGGGTGCACGCACGAAGAACTCGCTGGAGCACGTCGTGCCGCTGCCGCCCGCGGCCATCGAGATCCTGGCGGCAGTGCCGCGCATCGCCGGCAGGCCGGGCTACGTCTTCACCCGGAACGGCTCGACCCCGGCCTCTGATCTGTCAGCCGGCAAGCGGCGCTTAGAAGCCGCCATGCTGACGGTTGCGCAGTCCGAGGCGGCACGGCGCGGAGAAGATCCGAAGGCCGTCACGATCCCGCGCTGGACGCTCCACGATCTGCGCCGCACCGCGGCCTCCGGCATGGCCCGGCTCGGCACCGATCCGCACGTGGTCGAGGCGGTGCTGAACCACCGCTCCGGCACGATCAGCGGCGTGGCCGCGGTCTACAACCGGTACGCCTACCTCAACGAGAAACGGGCGGCGCTTGAAACGTGGGGTAAGCATGTGACCAGCCTCGCAAATGACCACACAAGGGAGCAGCCATGATCGCAAATAGATGGTCGCTTCAGGAAGCTGCTGACTATATCAAACTGGTGACTGGCGCTTCGGATCCGATGAAACAGCTCGTGGAGGCGCTGAAAAACGCTGATCTAAAATCTTTCTACGATGCTGTAGGCGAAAAGAACAACCCTCAGCCGTTGCACGGTCAGGAGCCACCATACATCTTATCGAACCCAGATTATTGGCGTTTCTTGAAGATAGAAGATGCTCAATTGGGCTTATTGAGCATGATTAGGGGTTCAATTCCCGGATTTTTTTCTTTCGACACTAGTTACGGGATTATTGACTATTTTCACGGTGTGCATGTACGAAAATCTGACGTGACGCGGATCTGGAACAGCGCCACCACAAGATCATCCTCATTAGCACGCGCCGCCAAGCGAAATCCACTGCCCCGAGGTCCAAAGCCAGTCGTTATGGCAAGAGTTATGGAGGAAATGCGTAAGATTGACTCTAACAGCCTCCTCAAAATGAAAGAAACGGAGATGGAGGCGAATTTCAGAGCGTCGCGCGACACCTGTCGAAGAGCGAGAGCGTTTGTTTAGTCGGAATTTGTCGGTGAATGAAACTCCGACAAATAGCGACCATCGACAATTAGCGACATTTGATCGGATGCTTCAGCATTAGCGTGCTCTAACAAGGGTCCACGCGATGCCCCTTTCTGTTCCAAAGTCCAGCGACGACCTGCTGCCGGCTGCGCAGGTGCGCGCCCGCTACGGCGTCTCCGACATGACGATCTACCGGTGGTTGACCAACAAGCGTCTCAGCTTTCCCAAGCCAATCCGGATCAACGGCCGCCGGTACTGGCGTGTTGCCGAGCTTCAAGCGTTCGAGGTCTGGCAGGCCCGCAAGCAGGAGGCAGCTTGAGCGATGAGGAAGCCCGCGCATCGCGGTGCGACGGCGGATCTCTCGATTGCAGCTGTGGCGGCCTGTATCGCGACATGTGTGCCGACTGAAGCGTCCCGGCAATCCCTCCGGCTAGCACTCGACCGGGTGCTCGCCGGCACGTCGACGCGACCGGCGGTGCGGTTGGTGCCGACGATGGTCGAGGCGACCGAGGTCGCTGAGCTACGTCAGGCCGGGTTGGGCGACGCAGCCGCTGCGCTCTTGGCGGTCCCGGTGTTCGGTGTCCAGATGCTCGCGCAGCTGAA
This window harbors:
- a CDS encoding ABC transporter substrate-binding protein, whose amino-acid sequence is MLARSQPVLPRIGFLGAATPNGYARQVESLKLGLRELGYEDGRDVLLDFRWALGDYARLAALARELVDSRPNVIVTHGYPATAALKQASRDVPIVVATTSDIAMTGLVDSLAHPGGTITGLSFFAPQISAKRLEILKECIPGLTSLATVFNVANPVAQPDLRALGSTARSLGVELRPVAIQSPQEFEAAFATIASSRVGAVSLIHDALLTDNVRTLANLCLKHRLASIGEGPYVKAGGLVGYGPDFYDMFRRSASYVAKILRGSHPRDLPIEQPIKFDYVFNLRTADYLGLEVPPSALARASELVE
- a CDS encoding tyrosine-type recombinase/integrase, which encodes MATKVLTVQSVERYKPNPERRLEIPDATLPGLYLIVQPSGKKSWAIRYRINRQPRKFTIGPYPLFDLSAARERARQALQMAARGLDPYREKKAAEAAAIEAKDQVSRVVATYVERHLKVKGKPGYAEQAEGLLRNHVLPHWGHRRIGDIGRADVIALVDGLTDRGMTTGANRVFATTRALFNFALGRDLITSTPFLGLKPPLPNPSRDRVLSDAEVRWAWLCAERIGFPFGPMVQLLLLTGTRRNETGEMVWSELDGTVWTIPGARTKNSLEHVVPLPPAAIEILAAVPRIAGRPGYVFTRNGSTPASDLSAGKRRLEAAMLTVAQSEAARRGEDPKAVTIPRWTLHDLRRTAASGMARLGTDPHVVEAVLNHRSGTISGVAAVYNRYAYLNEKRAALETWGKHVTSLANDHTREQP
- a CDS encoding helix-turn-helix transcriptional regulator, producing the protein MPLSVPKSSDDLLPAAQVRARYGVSDMTIYRWLTNKRLSFPKPIRINGRRYWRVAELQAFEVWQARKQEAA